Proteins found in one Quercus robur chromosome 2, dhQueRobu3.1, whole genome shotgun sequence genomic segment:
- the LOC126715720 gene encoding 60S ribosomal protein L13a-4-like: protein MKGWKVQNLAASSEKLVKANMVSGSVIIDAKNHMLGRVASIITKELLKGNKVVAVRSEEICISGGLVRQKMKYMRFLRKRMNTKPSHGPIHFRAPAKILWRTIRGMIPHKTKRGAAAIARFKAYEGIPPPYNKMKRVVIPDALKVLRLQAGHKYCLLGKLSSEVGWNHYDTIKELERKRKERAQVAYERKKQLTKLRVKAEKTAEEKLGPQLEVIAPIKY from the exons ATGAAAGGGTGGAAGGTCCAAAACCTAGCAGCCTCCTCAGAAAAACTAGTCAAGGCGAATATGGTGTCGGGGTCAGTTATCATCGATGCAAAGAATCACATGCTTGGTAGAGTAGCATCGATCATAACGAAAGAGCTGCTGAAGGGTAATAAAGTGGTTGCGGTTAGATCCGAAGAGATCTGTATCTCAGGAGGACTTGTTCGCCAGAAAATGAAATACATGAGATTCCTCCGTAAGCGCATGAACACGAAGCCTTCTCATGGTCCCATCCACTTCCGCGCTCCTGCTAAGATTTTATGGCGCACTATTCGTGG aaTGATTCCTCACAAGACTAAACGTGGAGCGGCCGCGATTGCACGTTTTAAGGCGTATGAGGGGATCCCACCTCCGTATAATAAGATGAAGAGGGTGGTAATACCTGATGCTCTCAA GGTTTTGAGGCTTCAGGCTGGACATAAGTACTGTTTGTTGGGCAAGCTTTCATCTGAGGTTGGATGGAACCACTATGACACTATTAAG GAGcttgagaggaagagaaaggAGAGAGCTCAGGTTGCATatgagaggaagaagcagtTGACAAAATTGCGGGTTAAAGCTGAGAAGACTGCTGAGGAGAAGCTTGGCCCCCAGCTTGAAGTTATTGCACCTATCAAGTATTAA